A window from Macaca thibetana thibetana isolate TM-01 chromosome 7, ASM2454274v1, whole genome shotgun sequence encodes these proteins:
- the NR2F2 gene encoding COUP transcription factor 2 isoform X2, with protein sequence MQAVWDLEQGKYGFAVQRGRMPPTQPTHGQFALTNGDPLNCHSYLSGYISLLLRAEPYPTSRFGSQCMQPNNIMGIENICELAARMLFSAVEWARNIPFFPDLQITDQVALLRLTWSELFVLNAAQCSMPLHVAPLLAAAGLHASPMSADRVVAFMDHIRIFQEQVEKLKALHVDSAEYSCLKAIVLFTSDACGLSDVAHVESLQEKSQCALEEYVRSQYPNQPTRFGKLLLRLPSLRTVSSSVIEQLFFVRLVGKTPIETLIRDMLLSGSSFNWPYMAIQ encoded by the exons ATGCAAGCGGTTTGGGATCTTGAACAAGGCAAATATGGTTTTG CGGTGCAGAGGGGCAGGATGCCGCCGACCCAGCCGACCCACGGGCAGTTCGCGCTGACCAACGGGGACCCCCTCAACTGCCACTCGTACCTGTCCGGATATATTTCCTTGCTGTTGCGCGCCGAGCCCTATCCCACGTCGCGCTTCGGCAGCCAATGCATGCAGCCCAACAACATCATGGGTATCGAGAACATTTGCGAACTGGCCGCCAGGATGCTCTTCAGCGCCGTCGAGTGGGCCCGGAACATCCCCTTCTTCCCCGACCTGCAGATCACGGACCAGGTGGCCCTGCTTCGCCTCACCTGGAGCGAGCTGTTTGTGTTGAATGCGGCGCAGTGCTCCATGCCCCTCCATGTCGCCCCGCTCCTGGCCGCCGCCGGCCTGCATGCTTCGCCCATGTCCGCCGACCGGGTGGTCGCCTTTATGGACCACATACGGATCTTCCAAGAGCAAGTGGAGAAGCTCAAGGCGCTGCACGTTGACTCAGCCGAGTACAGCTGCCTCAAGGCCATAGTCCTGTTCACCTCAG ATGCCTGTGGTCTCTCTGATGTAGCCCATGTGGAAAGCTTGCAGGAAAAGTCTCAGTGTGCTTTGGAAGAATACGTTAGGAGCCAGTACCCCAACCAGCCGACGCGATTCGGAAAGCTTTTGCTTCGCCTCCCTTCCCTCCGCACCGTCTCCTCCTCAGTCATAGAGCAATTGTTTTTCGTCCGTTTGGTAGGTAAAACCCCCATCGAAACCCTCATCCGGGATATGTTACTGTCCGGCAGCAGTTTTAACTGGCCGTATATggcaattcaataa
- the NR2F2 gene encoding COUP transcription factor 2 isoform X1 has translation MAMVVSTWRDPQDEVPGSQGSQASQAPPVPGPPPGAPHTPQTPGQGGPASTPAQTAAGGQGGPGGPGSDKQQQQQHIECVVCGDKSSGKHYGQFTCEGCKSFFKRSVRRNLSYTCRANRNCPIDQHHRNQCQYCRLKKCLKVGMRREAVQRGRMPPTQPTHGQFALTNGDPLNCHSYLSGYISLLLRAEPYPTSRFGSQCMQPNNIMGIENICELAARMLFSAVEWARNIPFFPDLQITDQVALLRLTWSELFVLNAAQCSMPLHVAPLLAAAGLHASPMSADRVVAFMDHIRIFQEQVEKLKALHVDSAEYSCLKAIVLFTSDACGLSDVAHVESLQEKSQCALEEYVRSQYPNQPTRFGKLLLRLPSLRTVSSSVIEQLFFVRLVGKTPIETLIRDMLLSGSSFNWPYMAIQ, from the exons ATGGCAATGGTAGTCAGCACGTGGCGCGACCCCCAGGACGAGGTGCCCGGCTCACAGGGCAGCCAGGCCTCGCAGGCGCCGCCCGTGCCCGGCCCGCCGCCCGGCGCCCCGCACACGCCACAGACGCCCGGCCAAGGGGGCCCAGCCAGCACGCCAGCCCAGACGGCAGCCGGTGGCCAGGGCGGCCCTGGCGGCCCGGGTAGCgacaagcagcagcagcagcaacacatCGAGTGCGTGGTGTGCGGGGACAAGTCGAGCGGCAAGCACTACGGCCAGTTCACGTGCGAGGGCTGCAAGAGCTTCTTCAAGCGCAGCGTGCGGAGGAACCTGAGTTACACGTGCCGCGCCAACCGGAACTGTCCCATCGACCAGCACCATCGCAACCAGTGCCAGTACTGCCGCCTCAAAAAGTGCCTCAAAGTGGGCATGAGACGGGAAG CGGTGCAGAGGGGCAGGATGCCGCCGACCCAGCCGACCCACGGGCAGTTCGCGCTGACCAACGGGGACCCCCTCAACTGCCACTCGTACCTGTCCGGATATATTTCCTTGCTGTTGCGCGCCGAGCCCTATCCCACGTCGCGCTTCGGCAGCCAATGCATGCAGCCCAACAACATCATGGGTATCGAGAACATTTGCGAACTGGCCGCCAGGATGCTCTTCAGCGCCGTCGAGTGGGCCCGGAACATCCCCTTCTTCCCCGACCTGCAGATCACGGACCAGGTGGCCCTGCTTCGCCTCACCTGGAGCGAGCTGTTTGTGTTGAATGCGGCGCAGTGCTCCATGCCCCTCCATGTCGCCCCGCTCCTGGCCGCCGCCGGCCTGCATGCTTCGCCCATGTCCGCCGACCGGGTGGTCGCCTTTATGGACCACATACGGATCTTCCAAGAGCAAGTGGAGAAGCTCAAGGCGCTGCACGTTGACTCAGCCGAGTACAGCTGCCTCAAGGCCATAGTCCTGTTCACCTCAG ATGCCTGTGGTCTCTCTGATGTAGCCCATGTGGAAAGCTTGCAGGAAAAGTCTCAGTGTGCTTTGGAAGAATACGTTAGGAGCCAGTACCCCAACCAGCCGACGCGATTCGGAAAGCTTTTGCTTCGCCTCCCTTCCCTCCGCACCGTCTCCTCCTCAGTCATAGAGCAATTGTTTTTCGTCCGTTTGGTAGGTAAAACCCCCATCGAAACCCTCATCCGGGATATGTTACTGTCCGGCAGCAGTTTTAACTGGCCGTATATggcaattcaataa